From one Streptomyces sp. R41 genomic stretch:
- a CDS encoding ABC transporter permease, with product MSTPQPPMPQQAVAAPNWQAAPGSSYTSPIPITRTHLGHALTSEWTKIKSVRSTMWTLGTFLLLVIGIGFLVAAQTTNADFTDVPYTIPAFFGLMLGQICLITLGVLVVSSEYGTGMIRTTFTASPQRHRVLAAKLIIFFAVAFVVSAFAIGLVGLMTSGMHGGSSNVSWGGTVVMGALYVSLLGVLALAVGSMLRHSAGAITTMLGVVLVPAIMPAFLMMSDSMRTIGEKMQEYNAPNALARIFRLDTESGHGGAQLGLLAGVTAAAIVGAFVLLERRDV from the coding sequence ATGAGCACGCCCCAGCCCCCGATGCCGCAGCAGGCCGTCGCTGCCCCCAACTGGCAGGCGGCGCCCGGCAGTTCGTACACCTCGCCGATCCCGATCACCCGCACCCACCTCGGTCACGCGCTCACCTCCGAGTGGACGAAGATCAAGTCGGTGCGCTCCACGATGTGGACGCTCGGCACCTTCCTGCTCCTGGTGATCGGCATCGGCTTCCTGGTCGCCGCGCAGACCACGAACGCCGACTTCACCGACGTCCCGTACACGATTCCGGCCTTCTTCGGCCTGATGCTGGGGCAGATCTGCCTGATCACGCTGGGCGTCCTGGTGGTCTCCTCGGAGTACGGAACGGGCATGATCCGTACGACGTTCACGGCCTCGCCGCAGCGGCACCGGGTGCTCGCCGCGAAGCTGATCATCTTCTTCGCGGTGGCGTTCGTCGTGTCGGCCTTCGCGATCGGCCTGGTCGGCCTGATGACCTCGGGCATGCACGGCGGCTCCTCGAACGTCTCGTGGGGCGGCACGGTGGTCATGGGCGCGCTGTACGTCTCGCTGCTCGGTGTCCTCGCGCTCGCGGTGGGCTCGATGCTGCGCCACTCGGCCGGCGCCATCACCACGATGCTCGGTGTCGTGCTGGTGCCCGCGATCATGCCCGCGTTCCTGATGATGTCCGACAGCATGCGCACCATCGGCGAGAAGATGCAGGAGTACAACGCTCCCAACGCCCTCGCCAGGATCTTCCGGCTGGACACCGAGAGCGGTCACGGCGGCGCGCAGCTCGGTCTGCTCGCCGGGGTGACGGCGGCGGCGATCGTCGGCGCCTTCGTGCTGCTGGAGCGCAGGGACGTCTGA
- a CDS encoding ABC transporter ATP-binding protein: MIEAVGLTKRYGAKTAVYNLSFQVRPGAVTGFLGPNGSGKSTTMRMILGLDNPTSGQVTIGGFPYRKLPNAPRQVGALLDAKAVHGCRHARNHLLCLAQLSGIPARRVDEVLGVVGLQDVAKKRSKGFSLGMGQRLGIAAALLGDPQVLLFDEPVNGLDPEGILWVRNLMKSLAAEGRTVFVSSHLMSEMALTADHLIVIGRGQLLADMNIKDFISHNSADFARVRTPDTEPQQREKLTAALTEAGGQVLPEQDGALRVTGLPLPRISDLAHSADVRLWELSPHQASLEEAYMRMTQGAVDYRSTIDQKAGLQQELPPGAIPPPQMPVAGQGQPGWYAPPPPQQGGQPFAMPQGQPGPYGAPGAPGAPGAPGAGQPGPYGAPAAPAAPGAADANPYAQAAPQAPAQPPAAPAAAPAAPDLTKPEDAR, encoded by the coding sequence ATGATCGAGGCAGTCGGCCTGACGAAGCGCTACGGCGCCAAGACGGCCGTGTACAACCTTTCCTTCCAGGTGCGGCCGGGCGCCGTCACCGGCTTCCTGGGGCCCAACGGCTCCGGCAAGTCGACGACGATGCGGATGATCCTCGGCCTGGACAACCCCACCTCGGGGCAGGTGACGATCGGCGGCTTCCCGTACCGCAAGCTGCCGAACGCGCCCCGCCAGGTCGGCGCGCTCCTCGACGCCAAGGCCGTGCACGGTTGCCGGCACGCCCGCAACCACCTGCTGTGCCTCGCCCAGCTGTCGGGCATCCCGGCCCGCCGCGTGGACGAGGTGCTCGGTGTCGTCGGGCTCCAGGACGTGGCCAAGAAGCGCTCCAAGGGCTTCTCGCTCGGCATGGGGCAGCGGCTCGGCATCGCCGCCGCGCTGCTCGGCGACCCGCAGGTGCTGCTCTTCGACGAGCCGGTCAACGGTCTCGACCCCGAGGGCATCCTCTGGGTGCGCAATCTGATGAAGTCCCTCGCGGCGGAGGGCCGTACGGTCTTCGTCTCCTCGCACCTGATGAGCGAGATGGCGCTGACCGCCGACCACCTGATCGTGATCGGCCGCGGCCAGCTGCTCGCCGACATGAACATCAAGGACTTCATCTCGCACAACTCGGCCGACTTCGCCCGGGTCCGCACCCCGGACACCGAGCCGCAGCAGCGCGAGAAGCTCACCGCCGCGCTGACCGAGGCGGGCGGCCAGGTGCTGCCCGAGCAGGACGGCGCGCTGCGCGTCACCGGCCTGCCGCTGCCTCGCATCAGCGACCTCGCGCACTCCGCCGACGTACGCCTGTGGGAACTGTCGCCGCACCAGGCCTCGCTGGAGGAGGCGTACATGCGGATGACGCAGGGCGCCGTCGACTACCGCTCGACCATCGACCAGAAGGCCGGGCTCCAGCAGGAGCTGCCGCCGGGCGCCATCCCGCCGCCGCAGATGCCGGTGGCGGGTCAGGGCCAGCCGGGCTGGTACGCACCGCCGCCGCCCCAGCAGGGCGGGCAGCCGTTCGCGATGCCGCAGGGACAGCCGGGCCCGTACGGTGCTCCCGGCGCCCCGGGTGCTCCGGGCGCCCCTGGTGCGGGTCAGCCGGGCCCGTACGGGGCTCCGGCCGCCCCGGCCGCTCCTGGTGCCGCGGACGCCAATCCGTACGCCCAGGCCGCGCCCCAGGCCCCGGCGCAGCCGCCCGCGGCGCCCGCCGCCGCACCCGCCGCCCCCGACCTGACCAAGCCCGAGGACGCCCGATGA
- a CDS encoding ABC transporter permease, which translates to MAATQVLKSEWTKIRSVASTVWTLSLAAVVTIALGILISLLSKNEFDRMPVRERLSFDPTFISFAGMTLGQLALIVFGVLVVGNEYSTGMIRTSLAAVPQRGTFLFSKIAVATGLALAVGMITSFVAFFLGQAVLGAHRASIGDPGVLRAVIGGGLYMTLIAVFSMGVAAMLRSPMLSLGILMPFFFLISNILGAVSATKKVGRYLPDQAGSKIMRVVTPIGDDTPYGPWGGLAIMVLWVIAALLGGYALLKKRDA; encoded by the coding sequence ATGGCGGCCACCCAGGTTCTCAAGTCGGAGTGGACCAAGATCCGGTCCGTCGCGTCCACCGTCTGGACGCTCAGTCTCGCCGCGGTCGTCACGATCGCCCTCGGCATCCTGATCTCGCTGCTGTCGAAGAACGAGTTCGACAGGATGCCCGTGCGGGAGCGGCTCTCCTTCGACCCGACGTTCATCAGCTTCGCGGGCATGACGCTCGGTCAGCTCGCGTTGATCGTGTTCGGAGTGCTGGTCGTGGGCAACGAGTACAGCACCGGCATGATCCGCACCTCGCTCGCCGCGGTCCCGCAGCGCGGCACGTTCCTGTTCAGCAAGATCGCGGTGGCGACGGGCCTCGCTCTCGCCGTCGGCATGATCACCAGCTTTGTCGCCTTCTTCCTGGGCCAGGCGGTGCTCGGCGCGCACAGGGCGTCCATCGGCGACCCGGGTGTGCTGCGCGCGGTGATCGGCGGCGGGCTCTATATGACGCTCATCGCCGTCTTCTCGATGGGCGTCGCGGCGATGCTGCGCAGTCCGATGCTCTCGCTGGGCATCCTGATGCCGTTCTTCTTCCTGATCTCCAACATCCTGGGCGCCGTCTCCGCGACGAAGAAGGTCGGCCGCTATCTGCCCGACCAGGCCGGCAGCAAGATCATGCGGGTCGTGACCCCGATCGGCGACGACACTCCGTACGGGCCCTGGGGCGGCCTCGCGATCATGGTGCTGTGGGTGATCGCGGCGCTCCTCGGGGGGTATGCGCTGCTCAAGAAACGCGACGCTTGA
- a CDS encoding ABC transporter ATP-binding protein, whose translation MIELEGLTKRYGEKVAVNNLTFAVRPGIVTGFLGPNGAGKSTTMRMVLGLDHPTAGDVRIDGQHYDHLRDPLKYIGALLDAKGMHGGRSAFNHLLCLAQSNGIPKARVHEVLDTVGLTPVARKKAKGFSLGMGQRLGIAGALLGDPRILMFDEPVNGLDPEGIHWIRNLMKSLAAQGRTVFVSSHLMSEMALTADHLVVIGQGRLLADTSMADFIQQNSRSYIRIRSPQRERLLDVLHGAGITVVETGSGTLEVDGGKPEHIGELAAQHQIVLHELSPQQASLEEAFMQLTAESVEYHAHADTPHTLTPRPAPQWGGEWKRG comes from the coding sequence ATGATTGAGCTCGAGGGGCTGACCAAGCGGTACGGCGAGAAAGTGGCGGTGAACAACCTCACCTTCGCCGTCAGACCCGGCATCGTGACCGGCTTCCTCGGCCCCAACGGCGCCGGAAAGTCCACGACGATGCGGATGGTGCTCGGGCTCGACCACCCCACCGCGGGCGACGTACGGATCGACGGTCAGCACTACGACCACCTCAGGGACCCGCTCAAATACATCGGCGCCCTGCTGGACGCCAAGGGCATGCACGGCGGCCGCAGCGCCTTCAATCACCTCCTCTGCCTCGCCCAGAGCAACGGCATTCCCAAGGCACGCGTCCACGAGGTTCTCGACACGGTGGGGCTCACCCCGGTGGCGAGGAAGAAGGCCAAGGGCTTCTCGCTCGGCATGGGCCAGCGGCTCGGCATCGCGGGCGCGCTGCTCGGCGACCCGCGGATCCTGATGTTCGACGAGCCGGTCAACGGGCTCGACCCCGAGGGCATCCACTGGATCCGTAATCTGATGAAGTCTCTCGCGGCTCAGGGCCGTACGGTCTTCGTCTCCTCCCATCTCATGAGCGAGATGGCGCTGACCGCCGACCACCTCGTCGTCATCGGCCAGGGCAGACTCCTCGCCGACACCTCCATGGCCGACTTCATCCAGCAGAACTCGCGGTCGTACATCCGTATCCGCTCCCCCCAGCGCGAGCGGCTCCTCGACGTGCTGCACGGCGCCGGGATCACCGTCGTCGAGACGGGCAGCGGCACGCTCGAGGTGGACGGCGGCAAACCGGAGCACATCGGTGAGCTGGCCGCGCAGCACCAGATCGTGCTGCACGAGCTCAGCCCCCAACAGGCCTCCCTGGAGGAGGCGTTCATGCAGCTGACCGCGGAGTCGGTGGAGTACCACGCGCATGCCGACACGCCGCACACACTGACCCCGCGGCCGGCCCCGCAATGGGGCGGCGAATGGAAGAGGGGCTGA